The Temnothorax longispinosus isolate EJ_2023e chromosome 7, Tlon_JGU_v1, whole genome shotgun sequence genome contains a region encoding:
- the LOC139815580 gene encoding armadillo repeat-containing protein 1, with protein sequence MDGEDSVDVDVDVDADVDVDVDVDPRELHETLQTYRKLADDFANHDTILKDKTVLSYIAYVLEVPDVDVVTLALDILEIFVKNVDNYIHITSTFGVRESLDAIINKYSLSEPKLASRAQHVKDDIERMKPPIYNLRSRCRRVIEPKKLRTHVIVLHVQGLLPETRAELESILIRIEGLVSLVVDVEHQRVTMRTLSYVTAKQIAEAIERHADNMEARLVTRNKFNQEFLVKLIQEGDTDSEGLPDYLPEEEEEDDKEGVVSLFTGLKQSASSLYKSTTEFLSSSFYW encoded by the exons ATGGACGGAGAGGATTCCGTGGACGTGGACGTGGACGTCGACGCGGATGTTGACGTAGACGTGGACGTGGACCCGCGGGAGCTGCACGAGACCCTCCAAACGTACAGGAAGCTCGCCGACGATTTTGCCAACCACGACACGATTCTGAAG GACAAGACGGTCTTATCGTACATAGCGTACGTCTTAGAAGTACCTGATGTAGATGTGGTTACCTTAGCTCTGGACATTCTGGAGATATTTGTTAAGAATGTagacaattatatacatataacgtcCACCTTTGGCGTGCGCGAATCTCTGGACGCGATTATCAACAAGTACAGCTTGAGCGAACCAAAATTAGCCAGTCGGGCGCAGCACGTCAAAGATGACATAGAGCGTATGAAGCCGCCTATATATAACTTGCGCAGTCGTTGCAGGCGAGTTATAGAGCCCAAAAAGTTGAGGACACACGTAATAGTTTTACACGTTCAAGGTTTATTACCG GAAACTCGTGCCGAGCTGGAATCGATATTGATAAGAATCGAAGGTCTCGTTTCGCTTGTTGTCGACGTAGAGCATCAGCGTGTAACTATGCGCACCTTGAGTTACGTCACCGCGAAACAGATTGCGGAAGCGATTGAGAGACATGCGGATAACATGGAAGCGAGATTGGTTACGAGGAAcaaatttaatcaagaattcCTCGTGAAACTG ATACAAGAAGGCGATACGGACAGCGAAGGATTGCCCGATTATTTAcccgaggaagaggaagaagatgaTAAGGAGGGAGTTGTGTCACTATTTACCGGTTTAAAACAAAGCGCTTCATCCCTATATAAATCTACCACCGAGTTTCTAAGTAGTTCGTTCTATTGGTAG